The following coding sequences lie in one Cyanobacterium sp. Dongsha4 genomic window:
- a CDS encoding DUF5132 domain-containing protein — MLDKIKNMYQNDPLKTIAIGVGAVIIAPTVASLLKPVAKATIKTGVILYQKTKETIAETGEQLGDLVAEAQAEVLAEKAENRDKITVLNPSSND; from the coding sequence ATGCTAGATAAAATAAAAAATATGTACCAAAATGACCCTCTTAAAACCATTGCTATCGGTGTAGGTGCGGTGATTATTGCTCCGACAGTAGCTTCTTTACTCAAGCCAGTGGCTAAAGCTACTATTAAAACAGGAGTGATTTTATATCAAAAAACAAAAGAAACCATAGCTGAAACAGGCGAACAATTGGGAGACTTAGTGGCAGAAGCACAAGCCGAAGTGTTGGCAGAAAAAGCAGAAAATAGAGACAAAATTACAGTTTTAAATCCCTCTTCTAATGATTAA
- a CDS encoding FeoA family protein: MSDAIPLSNLKIGTKAIVAKLETKDEGIIRHLMAMGVIQGVDISLESKFPSYVVSVGKSRAALDKETASIIYVTQD; encoded by the coding sequence ATGTCGGATGCTATTCCTTTGTCAAATTTAAAAATAGGAACAAAGGCAATTGTTGCGAAATTAGAAACTAAAGATGAAGGGATTATTCGTCACTTAATGGCTATGGGAGTTATCCAAGGAGTTGATATTTCTCTTGAAAGTAAGTTTCCTTCCTATGTAGTTTCTGTTGGTAAAAGTAGAGCCGCTTTAGATAAAGAAACAGCTTCTATTATCTATGTAACTCAAGACTAA